Proteins encoded together in one Pseudomonas sp. Seg1 window:
- a CDS encoding multidrug efflux SMR transporter, producing MNAYVYLAIAICAEVIATVSMKAVKGISTPLPLILVIVGYGIAFWMLTLVVRTVPVGVAYAVWAGMGIVMVSVAALFIYGQKLDIPAMLGMALIVLGVVVIQLFSKTAGH from the coding sequence ATGAACGCCTACGTCTATCTGGCCATTGCCATCTGCGCCGAAGTGATAGCCACCGTTTCGATGAAAGCGGTCAAGGGCATCAGTACGCCGCTGCCGCTGATTCTGGTGATCGTCGGCTACGGCATCGCCTTCTGGATGCTGACGCTGGTGGTGCGTACCGTGCCGGTGGGCGTGGCCTACGCGGTATGGGCCGGCATGGGCATCGTCATGGTCAGCGTGGCGGCGCTGTTTATCTATGGGCAGAAACTGGATATCCCGGCGATGCTCGGGATGGCGCTGATCGTGCTCGGCGTGGTCGTCATCCAGCTGTTCTCGAAAACCGCCGGCCATTAA
- a CDS encoding FAD-dependent oxidoreductase has protein sequence MPSVISTDVLIVGAGVAGLWLNARLRRQGFSTVLVESASLGGGQSVKSQGIIHGGAKYALHGALTGASEAIADMPRRWREALAGDGELDLSGVRLLSEAHYLWSPGTLAGNLTSFFASKAVRGRVDQVKGDQLPPALQDKRFKGKVYRLAELVVDVPSLIQRLADLAGDGLLAGQTIEPLLEAGVLVGLKVDGREIRAQRIVLSAGAGTADLLTALGLSHPAMQRRPLHMIIAKGPGLKPLYAHCLGGGTKPRITVTTHPAADGQWVWYMGGDIAESEGVNREPAEQIATAQKEIAQLLPWIDLSTTQWATLRVDRAEPLQTGLTRPDNAFLAEEGRLLVGWPTKLALAPDFADRVIASLQRDGIQPQAAEPLPPLPKPPLGVPAWEQLLP, from the coding sequence ATGCCATCCGTTATTTCCACTGACGTTCTGATTGTCGGCGCTGGTGTCGCCGGCCTCTGGCTGAACGCGCGCCTGCGCCGTCAGGGTTTTTCGACCGTGCTGGTGGAAAGCGCCAGCCTCGGCGGCGGGCAGAGTGTGAAATCCCAGGGCATCATCCACGGTGGCGCCAAATACGCGCTGCACGGTGCGCTGACCGGCGCCTCGGAAGCCATTGCCGACATGCCACGCCGCTGGCGTGAAGCGCTGGCCGGCGACGGTGAACTGGACCTGTCCGGCGTGCGCCTGCTCTCCGAAGCGCATTACCTGTGGTCGCCGGGCACTCTGGCCGGCAACCTCACCAGTTTCTTCGCCAGCAAAGCCGTGCGTGGCCGTGTCGATCAGGTCAAGGGCGATCAATTGCCGCCGGCACTGCAGGACAAACGTTTCAAGGGCAAGGTCTATCGCCTCGCCGAACTGGTGGTCGATGTGCCGAGCCTGATTCAACGCCTGGCCGATCTGGCCGGCGACGGCTTGCTGGCCGGGCAAACCATCGAGCCGTTGCTGGAAGCGGGTGTGCTGGTCGGCTTGAAAGTCGACGGTCGCGAGATCCGTGCGCAGCGCATCGTCCTCAGCGCCGGCGCCGGCACCGCTGATCTGCTCACCGCTCTGGGCCTGAGCCATCCGGCCATGCAACGCCGGCCACTGCACATGATCATCGCCAAAGGCCCGGGCCTGAAACCGCTGTACGCACACTGCCTGGGCGGCGGCACCAAGCCGCGTATCACCGTGACCACGCACCCGGCGGCGGATGGCCAATGGGTCTGGTACATGGGCGGCGACATCGCCGAGAGCGAAGGTGTAAACCGCGAGCCCGCCGAGCAGATCGCCACCGCGCAGAAAGAAATCGCGCAGTTGCTGCCGTGGATCGACCTCAGCACCACGCAATGGGCGACCTTGCGCGTCGACCGTGCCGAGCCGCTGCAAACCGGCCTGACGCGCCCGGACAATGCCTTCCTCGCTGAAGAGGGACGCTTGCTGGTCGGCTGGCCGACCAAACTGGCGCTGGCTCCGGATTTTGCTGATCGGGTGATCGCCTCTCTGCAGCGCGACGGCATCCAGCCGCAAGCCGCCGAACCTTTGCCGCCCCTGCCAAAACCACCGCTGGGCGTGCCAGCCTGGGAGCAACTGCTGCCATGA
- a CDS encoding TolC family outer membrane protein, protein MLRKLSLALAVSCASNAMAWAAEAPLSSKTDLVSVYQEAVDNNADLAAARAQYGAQKEVVPQARAGLLPNLSGGAEVADVRTSIDQPSAIANRSAHSYQATLAQPLFRADRWFQYQAAKDVNEQAALQLSATEQNLILQSAESYFNVLRSQDNLASTKAEEAAFKRQLDQSNERFDVGLSDKTDVLQSQASYDTARANRIVAQRQVDDAFEALITLTNRQYNSIQGIVHTLPILPPAPNDAKAWVDTAAKQNLNLLASNFAVSSAEQTLKQRKAGHLPTLDAVAKYEKGDNDALGFANPNAFGTPYRGNVEQSTLGLQLNIPIYSGGLTSSQVRQSYEQLNQSEQQRESLRRQIVENTRNLHRAVNTDVEQVQARRQSIISNQSAVEATEIGYQVGTRNIVDVLDAQRQLYTSVRNYNNTRYDYILDNLRLKQAAGTLNPGDLQDLTRYLKADYNPDKDFLPPDLAKAAEAQLKARP, encoded by the coding sequence ATGCTGCGCAAACTTTCACTGGCTCTTGCCGTGTCTTGTGCGTCCAACGCAATGGCCTGGGCAGCAGAAGCGCCCTTGTCGAGCAAAACCGATCTGGTCAGCGTCTATCAGGAAGCGGTCGACAACAACGCCGATCTGGCCGCTGCCCGCGCCCAGTACGGCGCACAGAAGGAAGTGGTGCCGCAGGCCCGCGCCGGATTGCTGCCGAATCTGTCCGGCGGCGCTGAAGTCGCCGACGTACGCACCTCGATCGACCAGCCTTCGGCCATTGCCAACCGCAGCGCGCATTCCTATCAGGCGACGCTCGCCCAACCGCTGTTCCGCGCCGATCGCTGGTTCCAGTATCAGGCGGCCAAGGACGTCAACGAGCAGGCCGCGCTGCAACTGTCGGCCACCGAACAGAACCTGATCCTGCAATCGGCCGAAAGCTATTTCAACGTGCTGCGCAGTCAGGACAATCTGGCCTCGACCAAGGCCGAAGAAGCGGCGTTCAAGCGCCAGCTCGATCAGTCCAACGAGCGCTTCGATGTCGGCCTGTCGGACAAGACCGACGTGCTGCAATCGCAAGCCAGTTACGACACCGCGCGGGCCAACCGGATCGTCGCCCAGCGTCAGGTCGATGATGCGTTCGAAGCATTGATCACCCTGACCAACCGCCAGTACAACTCGATTCAGGGCATCGTCCACACGCTGCCGATCCTGCCGCCGGCGCCGAACGACGCCAAGGCGTGGGTCGATACGGCGGCGAAACAGAACCTCAATCTGCTCGCCAGCAACTTCGCCGTCAGCTCGGCCGAACAGACCCTGAAGCAGCGCAAGGCCGGCCACCTGCCGACCCTCGACGCCGTGGCCAAATACGAAAAAGGCGACAACGACGCCCTCGGTTTCGCCAACCCGAATGCTTTTGGCACGCCATACCGTGGCAACGTCGAACAGAGCACGCTGGGCCTGCAACTGAACATCCCGATCTACAGCGGCGGGTTGACCAGTTCGCAAGTGCGCCAGTCGTATGAACAACTGAATCAGAGCGAACAGCAGCGCGAATCCCTGCGTCGGCAGATCGTCGAAAACACCCGCAATCTGCATCGCGCGGTCAACACCGACGTTGAGCAGGTGCAGGCACGCCGTCAGTCGATCATCTCCAACCAGAGCGCAGTGGAAGCCACGGAAATCGGTTATCAGGTCGGTACGCGCAACATCGTCGACGTGCTCGATGCCCAGCGTCAGCTGTACACCTCGGTGCGCAACTACAACAACACCCGCTACGACTACATCCTCGACAACCTGCGCTTAAAGCAGGCGGCGGGGACGTTGAACCCGGGGGACTTGCAGGATCTGACGCGGTATCTGAAGGCCGACTACAACCCGGACAAGGACTTCCTGCCACCGGATCTGGCCAAGGCTGCCGAGGCGCAGCTCAAGGCACGGCCTTAA
- a CDS encoding LysR family transcriptional regulator, producing MQWNLDQLRVFIDVAEQRSFSAVARKQRKAQSAISSAIALLEDDLGVSLFERSSGRQPCLTEAGEALLEEAREVLRQCERLNGRAMAMMRGQEAQLRVAQDEAMPYQALVESFGALAEQFPSLEVQLTSAAQGEVARKLVERRADLGLLFYHDEIPEALERRVLGSVEMVTVCGINHPLATQSWVTCQQLAQHRQLLMSTQTSVYPGNEPASPQVWRADSFYVMAEWLVRDLGWAWLPRHVVQYSAYQGLMVELDSEWTPPALVVELVWRRDEPLGPAARWLAERFAVHLQAIDGKSR from the coding sequence ATGCAGTGGAATCTCGATCAGCTACGCGTTTTTATCGATGTCGCCGAACAGCGCTCGTTCTCCGCCGTGGCGCGCAAGCAGCGCAAGGCGCAGTCGGCGATCAGCAGCGCCATCGCCCTGCTTGAAGATGATCTGGGCGTCAGTCTCTTCGAGCGTAGCAGCGGTCGCCAGCCGTGCCTCACCGAAGCGGGAGAAGCGTTGCTGGAAGAGGCCCGCGAAGTCTTGCGTCAATGCGAACGCCTCAACGGCCGTGCCATGGCGATGATGCGCGGGCAGGAAGCGCAGTTGCGCGTGGCACAGGATGAGGCGATGCCCTATCAGGCGCTGGTGGAAAGTTTCGGTGCGCTGGCCGAGCAATTTCCCAGCCTGGAAGTGCAACTGACCAGCGCCGCCCAAGGCGAGGTCGCCCGCAAACTGGTCGAGCGCCGCGCCGATCTCGGGCTGTTGTTCTATCACGACGAAATCCCCGAAGCGCTGGAGCGGCGGGTACTCGGCAGTGTGGAAATGGTCACGGTCTGCGGCATCAATCATCCGTTGGCGACGCAATCCTGGGTCACTTGCCAGCAACTGGCGCAACACCGGCAGTTGTTGATGTCGACGCAAACCAGTGTCTATCCCGGCAACGAACCGGCCAGCCCGCAGGTATGGCGTGCCGACAGTTTTTACGTGATGGCCGAATGGCTGGTGCGCGATCTTGGCTGGGCCTGGTTGCCGCGCCATGTGGTGCAGTACTCGGCGTATCAGGGCTTGATGGTTGAGTTGGACAGCGAATGGACGCCGCCGGCGCTGGTGGTGGAGCTGGTCTGGCGCCGCGACGAACCGCTGGGGCCGGCGGCGCGTTGGCTGGCTGAACGTTTTGCCGTGCACTTGCAGGCGATCGACGGCAAAAGTCGATAA
- the thiC gene encoding phosphomethylpyrimidine synthase ThiC yields the protein MTTKSKNAINLSDSAKVDEQSVKPFTRSQKIYVQGSRPDIRVPMREITLDVTPTDFGGEINAPVTVYDTSGPYTDPNVVIDVRKGLGDVRSAWIDDRGDTERLPGLSSNFGQERLADPELTKLRFAHVNNPRRAKAGANVSQMHYARKGIITAEMEYVAIRENMKLQEARAAGLLQQQHAGHSFGASIPKEITAEFVREEIARGRAIIPANINHVELEPMIIGRNFLVKINGNIGNSALGSSIEEEVAKLTWGIRWGSDTVMDLSTGKHIHETREWIIRNSPVPIGTVPIYQALEKVNGVAEDLTWELFRDTLIEQAEQGVDYFTIHAGVLLRYVPLTAKRVTGIVSRGGSIMAKWCLAHHKENFLYTHFDEICEIMKAYDVSFSLGDGLRPGSIADANDEAQFGELETLGELTKIAWKHDVQCMIEGPGHVPMQLIKENMDKQLECCDEAPFYTLGPLTTDIAPGYDHITSGIGAAMIGWFGCAMLCYVTPKEHLGLPNKDDVKTGIITYKIAAHAADLAKGHPGAQIRDNALSKARFEFRWEDQFNLGLDPDTARSYHDETLPKDSAKVAHFCSMCGPKFCSMKITQEVREYAANQRIDAVDVDVAQGLAEQAERFKKEGSQLYKKV from the coding sequence ATGACTACAAAATCTAAAAACGCGATCAACCTGAGTGACTCGGCCAAGGTCGACGAGCAATCGGTCAAGCCGTTCACCCGTTCGCAAAAAATCTACGTTCAGGGCTCCCGTCCGGACATCCGCGTGCCAATGCGCGAAATCACCCTCGATGTGACCCCGACCGACTTCGGTGGCGAAATCAACGCGCCAGTCACCGTCTACGACACCTCCGGCCCGTACACCGATCCGAACGTGGTGATCGATGTGCGTAAAGGTCTCGGCGATGTGCGTTCGGCATGGATCGACGACCGTGGCGACACCGAGCGTCTGCCAGGTCTGAGCTCGAACTTCGGCCAGGAACGCCTCGCCGACCCAGAGCTGACCAAACTGCGCTTCGCTCACGTCAACAACCCGCGCCGCGCCAAGGCCGGGGCCAACGTCAGCCAGATGCACTACGCACGTAAAGGCATCATCACCGCCGAGATGGAATACGTCGCCATCCGCGAAAACATGAAGCTGCAAGAAGCCCGCGCCGCAGGTCTGTTGCAGCAGCAACACGCCGGCCACAGCTTCGGCGCCAGCATCCCGAAAGAAATCACCGCCGAATTCGTCCGCGAAGAAATCGCCCGTGGCCGTGCAATCATTCCGGCCAACATCAACCACGTCGAACTGGAACCGATGATCATCGGCCGTAACTTCCTGGTGAAGATCAACGGCAACATCGGTAACAGCGCCCTGGGTTCGTCCATCGAAGAAGAAGTGGCGAAACTGACCTGGGGCATTCGCTGGGGTTCGGATACCGTGATGGACTTGTCCACCGGCAAACACATCCACGAAACCCGCGAATGGATCATCCGCAACTCGCCAGTGCCGATCGGCACCGTACCGATCTATCAGGCGCTGGAAAAGGTCAACGGCGTGGCTGAAGACCTGACCTGGGAGCTGTTCCGCGACACGCTGATCGAACAGGCGGAGCAGGGCGTCGACTACTTCACCATTCACGCCGGCGTACTGCTGCGCTACGTGCCGCTGACCGCCAAACGCGTGACCGGCATCGTGTCCCGTGGCGGTTCGATCATGGCCAAGTGGTGCCTGGCGCATCACAAAGAAAACTTCCTCTACACCCACTTCGACGAAATCTGCGAAATCATGAAGGCCTACGACGTCAGCTTCTCGCTGGGCGATGGCTTGCGTCCGGGCTCGATTGCCGACGCCAACGATGAAGCGCAATTCGGCGAACTGGAAACCCTCGGCGAGCTGACCAAGATCGCCTGGAAACACGACGTGCAGTGCATGATCGAAGGCCCGGGCCACGTGCCGATGCAGTTGATCAAAGAGAACATGGACAAGCAGCTCGAGTGCTGCGACGAGGCGCCGTTCTACACCCTCGGCCCGCTGACCACCGACATCGCGCCGGGTTACGACCACATCACCTCGGGTATCGGTGCGGCGATGATCGGCTGGTTCGGTTGCGCGATGCTCTGCTACGTGACGCCGAAAGAGCACTTGGGCCTGCCGAACAAGGATGACGTGAAGACCGGGATCATCACCTACAAGATCGCCGCTCACGCCGCCGACCTTGCGAAGGGCCACCCGGGCGCGCAGATTCGCGACAACGCCTTGAGCAAGGCGCGTTTCGAGTTCCGTTGGGAAGACCAGTTCAACCTCGGTCTGGACCCGGACACCGCCCGTTCGTATCACGATGAAACCCTGCCGAAGGACTCGGCGAAGGTCGCGCACTTCTGTTCGATGTGCGGGCCGAAATTCTGCTCGATGAAGATCACCCAGGAAGTCCGCGAATACGCGGCCAACCAGCGGATCGACGCGGTCGACGTGGACGTCGCCCAGGGCCTGGCGGAACAGGCCGAGCGGTTCAAGAAGGAAGGCAGTCAGCTGTACAAGAAGGTTTGA
- the waaA gene encoding lipid IV(A) 3-deoxy-D-manno-octulosonic acid transferase: protein MNRTLYTALFYLGLPLVAIRLWLRSRKAPAYAKRIGERFTYGMPTLRPGGIWVHAVSVGESIAAAPMIRALLQRYPTLPITVTCMTPTGSERIHALFADEPRIQHCYLPYDLPCAAARFLDRAQPKLAVIMETELWPNHIHQCAKRGIPVALANGRLSERSARGYARFSKLTAPMLAEMSFFAVQTATEAQRFRDLGARPETVEVTGSIKFDLTIDPQLLQRAAELRGQWQALERPVWIAASTHEGEDEVVLDAHRRLLANYPNALLILVPRHPERFNSVFELCQREGFATVRRSTGVSVNAQKSVLLGDTMGELLFLYALADSAFVGGSLVANGGHNLLEPAALAKPVLSGPHLFNFLDIAAQLREAGALAEVDDAEGLAVEVQRLFELPRDAQRMAEAGLAVMRRNQGALQRLLDGLGRLIK from the coding sequence ATGAATAGAACTCTCTACACCGCGCTGTTTTACCTGGGGCTGCCATTGGTGGCGATTCGGCTGTGGCTGCGCTCGCGCAAGGCACCGGCGTATGCCAAGCGGATTGGCGAGCGTTTCACTTATGGCATGCCGACGTTGCGCCCCGGCGGCATCTGGGTGCACGCGGTGTCGGTGGGCGAAAGCATCGCCGCGGCGCCGATGATCCGCGCGTTGTTGCAACGTTATCCAACGCTTCCGATTACCGTGACCTGCATGACCCCGACGGGTTCGGAGCGCATTCATGCACTGTTCGCCGATGAGCCGCGCATCCAGCATTGTTATCTGCCGTATGACTTGCCGTGTGCGGCGGCGCGGTTTCTCGATCGTGCCCAACCGAAACTCGCGGTGATCATGGAAACCGAATTGTGGCCCAACCACATTCACCAATGCGCCAAACGCGGGATTCCCGTGGCGCTGGCCAACGGCCGATTGTCCGAGCGCTCGGCTCGCGGTTACGCGCGTTTCAGCAAACTGACCGCGCCGATGCTCGCCGAGATGAGCTTTTTCGCCGTGCAGACCGCCACTGAGGCGCAACGCTTCCGTGATCTCGGTGCGCGCCCGGAGACGGTCGAGGTGACCGGCTCGATCAAATTTGACCTGACCATCGACCCGCAGCTGCTGCAACGAGCCGCTGAGTTGCGCGGCCAATGGCAGGCGCTGGAGCGTCCGGTGTGGATCGCTGCGAGCACTCACGAGGGCGAGGATGAAGTGGTGCTGGACGCCCATCGTCGCTTGCTCGCCAACTATCCGAATGCGCTGCTGATTCTGGTGCCGCGTCATCCGGAGCGTTTCAACTCGGTGTTCGAACTGTGCCAGCGCGAAGGCTTTGCCACGGTGCGTCGCTCGACCGGCGTCAGTGTCAATGCGCAGAAGTCGGTACTGCTCGGCGACACCATGGGCGAGTTGCTGTTTCTCTATGCACTGGCGGACAGCGCGTTTGTCGGCGGCAGCTTGGTGGCGAATGGTGGGCACAACCTGCTGGAGCCCGCCGCGCTGGCGAAACCGGTGTTGAGTGGCCCGCACCTGTTCAACTTCCTCGATATCGCCGCGCAATTGCGTGAGGCTGGCGCGTTGGCCGAGGTGGATGATGCCGAAGGGCTGGCGGTGGAAGTGCAGCGCCTGTTCGAACTGCCGCGTGATGCGCAGCGCATGGCCGAAGCCGGGCTGGCGGTGATGCGCCGCAACCAGGGCGCGTTGCAGCGTTTGCTGGATGGCTTGGGCAGGTTGATCAAATAG
- the cytX gene encoding putative hydroxymethylpyrimidine transporter CytX, producing the protein MSIQPSTYSPELAVPADKRVFGGRDLFSLWFSLGIGLMVLQTGALLAPGLGLSGSLLAIFLGTLVGVLLLAAVGVIGSDTGLSSMAALKLSLGRKGASLPALLNLLQLIGWGSFEIIVMRDAASLLGTRAFGEHSLWAYPLLWTLFFGTLATLLAVSGPLTFVRQILRKWGIWLLLGACIWLTWNLFAKADLAALWAQAGDGSLPFAVGFDIAIAMPLSWLPLIADYSRFGKRAKNVFGGTAIGFFIGNFWLMSLGVAYTLAFAPSGEVNALLLALAGAGLGIPLLLILLDESENAFADIHSAAVSSGILLRLKVEHLALAIGVICTLIALLAPLAQYQNFLLLIGSVFAPLFGVVLVDHFILRKRSAQVASAALRWPALLAWLGGVSTYHLLANLYPDVGATLPALVLAGLLQFVLGRAFSYGRETARA; encoded by the coding sequence TTGAGCATTCAACCCAGCACTTATTCCCCAGAGCTCGCCGTGCCCGCCGACAAGCGTGTATTCGGCGGTCGCGATCTGTTTTCCCTGTGGTTTTCCCTCGGCATCGGCTTGATGGTCTTGCAGACCGGTGCGCTACTGGCGCCAGGTCTGGGCCTGTCCGGTTCGTTACTGGCGATTTTCCTCGGCACGCTGGTCGGCGTTTTGCTGCTGGCCGCCGTCGGCGTGATCGGCAGCGACACCGGCCTGTCGTCGATGGCCGCACTGAAACTCAGCCTCGGCCGCAAAGGCGCGAGCCTGCCGGCGCTGCTCAATCTGCTGCAACTGATCGGTTGGGGCTCCTTTGAAATCATCGTTATGCGCGACGCCGCCAGCCTGCTGGGCACCCGCGCTTTCGGCGAGCACTCGCTGTGGGCTTACCCGCTGCTGTGGACCTTGTTTTTCGGCACGCTGGCGACCTTGCTTGCAGTCAGCGGGCCGCTGACATTCGTCCGGCAGATCCTGCGCAAGTGGGGAATCTGGCTGCTGCTCGGCGCGTGCATCTGGCTGACCTGGAACCTGTTCGCCAAGGCTGATCTGGCGGCGCTATGGGCGCAGGCCGGTGACGGTTCGCTGCCGTTCGCCGTGGGCTTCGACATTGCTATCGCGATGCCGCTGTCGTGGCTGCCGCTGATCGCCGACTACTCGCGTTTCGGCAAGCGCGCGAAAAACGTTTTCGGTGGCACCGCGATTGGCTTCTTTATCGGCAATTTCTGGCTGATGAGCCTCGGCGTTGCCTACACCTTGGCGTTCGCACCGAGCGGTGAAGTCAACGCATTGCTGCTGGCCTTGGCTGGCGCCGGGCTGGGCATTCCGTTGCTGCTGATTCTGCTCGATGAGTCGGAAAACGCCTTCGCCGACATTCACTCGGCAGCGGTGTCCAGCGGGATTCTGTTGCGCTTGAAAGTCGAGCATCTGGCCTTGGCCATCGGCGTGATCTGCACGCTGATCGCCTTGCTGGCACCATTGGCGCAGTACCAGAATTTTCTGCTGCTGATCGGTTCGGTGTTTGCGCCGCTGTTTGGCGTGGTGCTGGTGGATCACTTCATTCTGCGCAAGCGCAGTGCTCAGGTCGCGTCAGCCGCATTGCGCTGGCCAGCGCTGTTGGCGTGGCTGGGTGGCGTGAGCACCTACCACTTGCTGGCGAATCTGTATCCGGATGTCGGCGCAACCCTGCCGGCGCTGGTGCTGGCAGGGCTGTTGCAGTTCGTGCTGGGTCGGGCCTTCAGTTACGGCCGGGAAACAGCTCGGGCTTGA